The DNA window TTCGtgtttgtccttttttcccccccacccttGCACTGGTACCTTCTGAACTGTTCAGGGGGTTTGTACATTcatgttgtttgtttttctgctgtattttttcatgtgttgAACTGACCTAACATATTTCGATTTAAGTCCAGGTTTTAAAAGCTGTAAACATGTTCTTGCAGTTGTCACTGGTTTCTATATCCTtgacttttttgtttgattCTAGAATTTAATGGCATGGTTCTTCTTTGCAAAGTCTGTGGAGATGTCGCTTCAGGATTTCATTACGGTGTTCATGCCTGTGAGGGCTGCAAGGTGAGCTATATTTCTGCTCACCTTTCTGCTGGTGAAATGCTCAAGTTCTCCCCACAGGGGAAAAAGGGGTGATACTGCCAAAACAAATTTTGGTATAGTTCTCTGTTAAATACGAGAAATTTCAGAAGTTGTAGGGAACAGGCAAACCACTTAGGAATACACGGCGTTTTCCAAACTCCGCAGTACTTCCTGTTCCCACCCCTTGTCCAATCCTGCCTGACTTGGAGCGCACCGCAGAGAacaggagctggaagcagaggtGGTAAGGACCATGTCACGCAAGACATGTgcattttaattgcattaagAGATAGTGGGTGTGAGTTGTCACCTGGGCTgggacacagaacaaaacagcTTTGGAAAAGCAATTCTTTATACCACAGGGAAAGCCAGAACTAgatatgtattttcttaatttgtaACATTGCAAATGTTATGTTCTGTGAAGGAGCTTATTAGCACAAAGGGTTGTTTGAAAAAACTACCTTTGAAGGTCATGTGGTGCAGCAGGATGGTTTCATTGCCAAACTGCAGAGATGGAAGTCAAAATACATTCTATTGACTCCCATCTTTGCAGTTGATGCCATAGATGCTTGAGAGCATGTCTTAGGAACTGTTGGTACAGTGACAGAGGTAATATTGGAGATAGTCAGCACCTAAGAGCAGAGTATGCAGGGAACAACTTAGCATCTTCTGTAATTAGAAATCATAACTAGTTCACATTACATACAGATCACACATAAATGGGAAGTAAGTCATGAGGAGTACCAAATTCTTTAAAATCTCTTGGGGCTGATGGCTCTGAAGCTGCTGATGTGATACAGTGAGGTTTACCGTGCTTGCAGAGAGATGAATCTTGGAGGAAGGATTTGACATGTGCTGTAATGAtagttgtggggtttttttttgcttgtttacaGGGTTTTTTCAGAAGAAGCATTCAGCAAAACATCCAGTATAAGAAATGCTTGAAGAATAACAACTGTTCTATAATGCGAATGAATAGGAACAGATGCCAGCAGTGTCGTTTCAAAAAATGCCTGTCTGTTGGGATGTCAAGAGATGGTACGTTCCTGTACTGAGAAGGGATCCTCTGAGAGGGAATCTGCTGTCCACCTCAAAACCAATTGCTGAGGGTCTTAATGGCAGACAATGCAGCCAAGCCCTATTGTCAAAGAGAGGTTCCCTGTCTGAGAGCATTTAGTTCAGCTTGCCTTCTTGCTCCATGAGTGTCCTGGGCTGGTGAAGTGATACTGcgggcagctgcagagctgtcctCCTGCCTGTGGAGCTGATACAGTGGGATGTGCTGCAGTGGCCTGCTAGGGGGATGGTTGTAAAAAGTGTCTTGATTTTGGTTTAATGTTAAGACTTACAGTTGTATCCTACCTGAATCTGAACAAGactcatatttttctttttttttttttttttgtctttgttttttctattttcttttgttactaTTACTTTTTCAATGAAAGGGAATTCTGCCAAACCTGATAGCTTTAGACTAGTCACCATAGAGCCTAAAGAGTTAGCTTTGGGTGCTTAGGATGAGCATGtatctgctcctttttttttctttcttttcttagagGGATATGAAAGGCAAGGAGGAAATGTTGATATTGGTCTGTGTCTCTGACTACCTTGCTTGCTGTCCACTCCTTGAgccattttaataaataatgctGAAAGTGTAGTTCATTTTTCTGCTACAACTTACTGCCACAACCAGAactcttccttctgtttcacttttaaattttctctggGTGTTTATTTCACAAGAACTAGGAATCTCGGGCTGTTAATAATTTAGTGGGTGGAGTGTTAGagcttattttaaataattgttcCGAGTTCTTGTCGTGCATAGGAGTTATTTCATCCCCTAGGCGCTTGTTTGCGCACAAGGTTGCACCTGCTTTAATGAAAGAGACTTAGTTACATTAATGATGGACTACTGCATAATTACATCAGTCGAAACTGGTTATAAGCCCTTGTGCGGCTGTGGTTGGACAGGGTGGTAGAGGCAGTTGTAGATTCCCTAGGACAGGGTCAAAAGTGCTGCAGCCACAATGATGCCCATCCCCTTGCCAGCAGAAAATGTCCTTGTCAAGGCAAAGTTACCAAGAAAATTTGCCAAGGTAAGCTTTGTTCAGCATTGATTCTCTTGTTTTGGTAAGTTACGTAATTGGTCCGTGAGGACCTGTCTTGTAGGACCTTTATGCAAAGATAATATGAACTCTGTTTACATTCAGCTAATTGTCAGCTCATGAAGTTGTGCTGATTTAATAGATCCAATCTTAAAGCCTGACAATTCTTCAGTTAACACAGCTGTGTGTATAATGCATAGCCAGGTTTGAGacaaaaggggaaaaggcaTTACAGACTGTGTGCCTTAGAGCTGCCTTCTCCCTAAACAATGGCATACGTTTGTATTCATGCCAGTCCTATGCCCCAGAAGCTCTGACTTCACTGGTAATACCCCCGCTGTAGTGCTGGTGAGGGCAGTTAAAATCTTGTCTTAAAAGGCAGGATTTTTTGTTGGGgtgtttattttgtgtgtgcCTGCTAACACTTTCAGgactaactttttttttttttttttttttcccctctttccacCACTATCCATTTCTCCACCTTGGTAGCTGTTCGATTTGGCCGTATTCCCAAACGTGAAAAACAGAGGATGTTGATTGAAATGCAGAGTGCCATGAAAACCATGATGAACAGTCAGTTCAGCGGTCACTTGCCCAACGAAGCATTGACAGAACATCAAGACCAAGCACCTCAAGAAGATCTTTCTTCCAAGCCCAAACAAGAGCGAGAAACCATCAAAAGCCCTTCTCCCCCTCCTAGTGCTGACATGGCTAAGGAGGAGGTGATCGGTATGGTCACTAGGGCCCACAAAGACACTTTCATGTACAACCAAGAGCAGTcccaaaacccagcagagaTGATGCAGCCCCAGAGTGGGGAGAGAGTGTCAAAGAACACTGAGCAGTACATCTTGAGCAGTGAGCACTGTGTTGGTGGCCTTGGTGGCCCTCAGTACCCTGAAAGGGAGCAGCACCTTGGTGGACAGTACAAAGGGAGAGGCACAATGCATTATCCAAGTGGGCACCCTGTGTGCTTCACAAACAGCCACTGCATGAACTTCACCAGTGGTTACACTCAGCGAATGTGTGAGAGGATCCCAGAAGATGGCTTTTCTCCAAACAAGAACACCACTTACTCTTGCAGCACTGGAGGAAGGATGCATCTGGTATATTGATATCAATTGTTTGATTTGACTTAGTTATTGGTCGGTGTGATCCAACTGTGCCTCAGTAGTCAGTGAAGCTGCACACAGTTGGCACAACTGCTGAAACTTTAAAGGGTGACACAAGTTTGATAGTGCAAATTGTGATGAAGAACAAAAGTGGCTCTAGATGTGAAGGATTTGGAATCATACAAGTAATGGGGTTTCTTGGCTTGGTTTTTAGCTAACTGAAAGTAAAATAACATTGAAGAATATTGGCTGAAAAAAAGTCATGGGTTTATGTGACTTGACTTTAAAATCAATATAGGAGTTTATAAATTCCCGTTTTCACTCAGTCCTTTTGCAGactttacttttaaataatttatacaGTCAGATgtactgtattttctttaaggGTTTTAAGAGCAAATTTCTGGGGTCAAACTCCAGGGCTAGGATTTTAAGCCAGTCTACAGGCCTTACTATGGGCTCTAAAATCTCTGTTGCAGGGTAGGCTGCTCTTTTTGTGatggggatttttaaatttgttttgttttaatgtggCCCACAGACTGCGCATCCTTTTCACCGTAGAACATGTTCAAATCTGaacagaggcaggaggaagatGCACAGTTAAACCGTTAGAAAGAAGTTCAAGGTCTTCTCTGTAGTAGTTATGCAAGTGAGGCTCCAGACACACTTCTGGGTACCTTAGATGACTTTGCTAGAGCATTTTCTCACTGAATTCCTAACAAGGATGCTTCCTGTTTTTTTGCATATGGTTGTTGGTTTGGTCTAGTTGGGGGGTTTTTTGCCTTTGCTTAACAGGTCCCTCTCATTTGCCTTGCACCTGCTGTTTCTCTGCCATTCAGTCCTGTAAGCCCCTTAAAATAGATTGTCCTTCTCTTTATCACTGGAGCCTGGGATGAGAGAACATAACATCCTCGTTCTCATCCTGTGCTCCTGGTGTGAAGTGCGAGCCCCTGACCTTTCTGAAGTACTTGAGCTGCTGGTGTTTTTCTGCCTCCTACTTTGTGAAGATCCTTCACATGTTCTTGAAGACCCCCAAAGGTCTCCACATgggggcttttttggtttttttttgctttttctttaaaaaaaaaaatagttctttttGTCTACTGCATATATAGACCATGCCATCCCTAGCAGGGTCTGACCTTAATTGCAGACTCCAGGCACTACAACATGGCAAATAATAATTcctagccttttcttccttgcagGGAAAGTATGTGGTGTCACTGCAGCGGCATTCTTGGCACCCCTGAGAAGCAGAGGTTAAAACCTGTCAGTATGGGCAGGCAGGGAGTGGTGCTGCTTTGCAGAGACTCAACCAGTCAGTTTGATCTGTgcatggcagctgcaggcaggagttAATCAGTGATGAGgagaaaaaaccaaatccagcagagcactgcagctccccctccccgccccaCATCCGTGATATGAATGAGGGTTTTGCCCAAGAACTGACAGAGTTCAGAATCTGACCAAAATGAGTCAGCAGCAATAAGGGCAAGTAATTAGGCTTTGAAGTAGAATGGAGGCAGATGTTCAGGGCTTTGGTCATTTTTACTCAATACCCCTGTaaccagaaaagcagaacaggtCATTCCTGAAGAGGTTCCTCTGAAGAGAACTGGTGACTGTACAAGCTGACAACTGCTTCCATAGGAGGTCTGTCAGAGTTCAGGGAGTGCCTGCATGGCACTCTCAGGCATATGATTTCGTTTTAGGTGGTTCTGCAAGGAAGGAGCACGAAGTTGGATTCAGTCCTTTCGGATCTCTTCTAATTTGGGATACTCTGGTTCTTGGGCAGAGGTCTATCAAGAGACCACAGACACAATGCACTGGGTGTGGAAGTGGTAGTTTCCCCTTGGGACTGAGTGCCTGTGGGTAAGGGTATGCAGTCGTAGAATGAGAAGTTAAGGTGATTTTTGTGTCCATTGCAGAGCAGGGTACTGAACCGGAGATTCCTTATTTTCGGAAAGTGCTGTATTTATAACAATACCTATGTGAGCCATTGCAATATCGCACGCAGAGCAGTGGTTGGCATCTGCTGTCCTTCTGGTTGTGTGCCTAGACCTTTTGCCAAAATATTATAGTCTTGTAGTCTTAGGACCTCCCACACAAAGAATTGCTAGGCAATTACCATATTCAAGATGCTCTGCAaaaacagcacagctctgaggaaTGGCTAATCTATTTAgctgtttctctttgttttgctgaCATTATGTAGGATTACATACACCATTTAGTATACGTGTGAGGAATACTTAAAAGGAATCTTTGTCCTTGATGATGACAGgtgaaattaatattaaaagattTAAGCTTCATTAAAAGATGGAAATTTTAGAAGCTAGAACTGAAAATATGGCAGAGCTTTTGGTTGGCTCTTGCAGAGGGAATTTATTGGCAGTCAGCCCTGACTGATACGTCTGATCTCAGTGTAATGGATTCAGACTTTTCCTACAAAAAAGTGCTGTATGTTTGTATGAAAGAAAGAGCATTTTGTCATCTTGTGACTGAGAAATACTGGAATACCAGTTCCTTGGTGTTCTCCTTCAGTGATACAAGTAAAAGCAGACTTGCGGAAGAGGGTTATCCTTGTAATGAGGGTGTAAACCTGTGACTCAGGAAACCAAGGGTTGCTTTCTTACCTGGTGTTGACATATTTGTCGCCTTGACTGAAGCACTTCAGTTGCCTGCAAAACAAGAAAGATAGGAGAATGAATGTCATAGTGACTGTGAGATTGCAACTGATTGATTGTGAAATTGCAATTTACTGTGAAATTACAGGGATAATACAAGTAAAGACAAATTCAGATGTCAGACCCAGATCAGTTGAGATCAGGGAAGAGTAGCATTACCTTGGTTCTGTCAGGTCTTTTTCACTACACAGTATTATAGGTTCCAAATTTATAAACAGATTGCTAACAATCCCatggattttcttcttgtttgttttaaagcaagGGGAAGAAATCCAGTTTCTTTGGGAATTGATTGAGGAATActggtctcttttttttctctgtgtcatTATTGCAAAGATTTCTTGAATAATAAACATGTTTCTCTTAGGTATTTGTCAGTATTTTGAAAGATACGTTTAAAAATCgctttctgtgttttgcaaaCATCAGGTGTGCCCAATGAGTAAGACTCCCCATGTGGACCCCAGCAAGTCTGGCCATGAAATCTGGGAAGAGTTTTCCCTGAGTTTTACTCCTGCAGTGAAGGAAGTGGTGGAGTTTGCCAAGCGCATCCCAGGTTTCCGAGATCTCTCCCAGCATGACCAGGTCAATCTTCTGAAGGCTGGGACCTTTGAGGTGAGACCAGTGTGTGTATATTGCAAACCTGACAAGCTGTGCATCGGTCTGACCCTGTACAAACAGAACCAAATGGAACTGGGGTACATCAGGCAAAACCAGCTTGTTCATGGATGCTCTGAGTGTTCTCTGAGGTGATGGTATCCAAGGGATCTGTTTGGTCAGACCTTGGTGACCTGTCCCTCTTCCAATGAGTTCAAAATTTCTCAGCCCTTCTacccttccctcttccctgggcATTAATAAACACATAATTAGGGGTTTCTAGCTACCTTTGCTTACTCTGGGGAACTGTACTGCATCTTGAAGGGTGGATAGGTTAGAAAGCTGTCTACTGACTTACAGGTTTTGTCGAGGAATGTGTTCACTGCTCTGCATGTCCTTCCTTGTGCCACTCTGCTTCCTGCAAAAGCCAGAGTATCCAATCCTGACCAGTCACCACTTAGGTGGCAACTTGGAAGTGTCTGACGCTTTCATGTCCAGTGCAGTAACAATGGTAAATACTTACATTGCTGCAGCTCTGTAGATACTGtgtgccagctgcagcctgacTTACTCTAGACTAATCCCACTAGGTCCTCGTGGTTAATTGCATCCACTTGTGG is part of the Vidua chalybeata isolate OUT-0048 chromosome 1, bVidCha1 merged haplotype, whole genome shotgun sequence genome and encodes:
- the NR1D2 gene encoding nuclear receptor subfamily 1 group D member 2 isoform X1, with the protein product MKIPGSSQNRGCLLHRAPRYPPFCGVPAPVCTRGVIAYISSSSSASSPASCHSESSDSGFQSSSSPVPSPPNSSSSESGCNGRSSESSDGAPKSDRLEETIKTNQSSVAGLTKGHNGVTKFNGMVLLCKVCGDVASGFHYGVHACEGCKGFFRRSIQQNIQYKKCLKNNNCSIMRMNRNRCQQCRFKKCLSVGMSRDAVRFGRIPKREKQRMLIEMQSAMKTMMNSQFSGHLPNEALTEHQDQAPQEDLSSKPKQERETIKSPSPPPSADMAKEEVIGMVTRAHKDTFMYNQEQSQNPAEMMQPQSGERVSKNTEQYILSSEHCVGGLGGPQYPEREQHLGGQYKGRGTMHYPSGHPVCFTNSHCMNFTSGYTQRMCERIPEDGFSPNKNTTYSCSTGGRMHLVCPMSKTPHVDPSKSGHEIWEEFSLSFTPAVKEVVEFAKRIPGFRDLSQHDQVNLLKAGTFEVLMVRFASLFDAKERTVTFLSGKKYSVDDLHSMGAGDLLNSMFEFSEKLNALQLSDEEMSLFTAVVLVSADRSGIENVNSVEALQETLIRALRTLIMKNHPNEASIFTKLLLKLPDLRSLNNMHSEELLAFKVHP
- the NR1D2 gene encoding nuclear receptor subfamily 1 group D member 2 isoform X2, translated to MEVSAGGVIAYISSSSSASSPASCHSESSDSGFQSSSSPVPSPPNSSSSESGCNGRSSESSDGAPKSDRLEETIKTNQSSVAGLTKGHNGVTKFNGMVLLCKVCGDVASGFHYGVHACEGCKGFFRRSIQQNIQYKKCLKNNNCSIMRMNRNRCQQCRFKKCLSVGMSRDAVRFGRIPKREKQRMLIEMQSAMKTMMNSQFSGHLPNEALTEHQDQAPQEDLSSKPKQERETIKSPSPPPSADMAKEEVIGMVTRAHKDTFMYNQEQSQNPAEMMQPQSGERVSKNTEQYILSSEHCVGGLGGPQYPEREQHLGGQYKGRGTMHYPSGHPVCFTNSHCMNFTSGYTQRMCERIPEDGFSPNKNTTYSCSTGGRMHLVCPMSKTPHVDPSKSGHEIWEEFSLSFTPAVKEVVEFAKRIPGFRDLSQHDQVNLLKAGTFEVLMVRFASLFDAKERTVTFLSGKKYSVDDLHSMGAGDLLNSMFEFSEKLNALQLSDEEMSLFTAVVLVSADRSGIENVNSVEALQETLIRALRTLIMKNHPNEASIFTKLLLKLPDLRSLNNMHSEELLAFKVHP